Proteins found in one Pontibacter sp. SGAir0037 genomic segment:
- the eno gene encoding phosphopyruvate hydratase encodes MSLITDIKARQIFDSRGNPTVEVDVTTESGKVGRAAVPSGASTGVHEAVELRDNDKSKYMGKGVLNAVKNVNEKIADELVGFPVYEQNLLDKIMIELDGSDNKGNLGANAILGVSLAIARAAAQELNMPLYRYVGGVSANTLPVPMMNILNGGSHADNAIDFQEFMIMPVGAPTFSEALRMGSEVFHHLKNVLKKKGLSTNVGDEGGFAPNIASNVEAIEVVLQAIETAGYKPGDDFMIAMDAASSEFYDAESGLYHFKKSTGDKLTSSEMVSFWADWVNKYPIISIEDGMAEDDWAGWKQQTEAIGDKVQLVGDDLFVTNVKRLQQGIDQKIANSILIKVNQIGSLTETISAINLGLRHGYKSVMSHRSGETEDNTIADLAVALNTGQIKTGSASRSDRMAKYNQLLRIEEELGETAYFPGKKF; translated from the coding sequence ATGAGCTTAATCACAGACATCAAAGCAAGACAGATCTTCGATTCGCGAGGAAATCCTACAGTAGAGGTAGATGTAACTACTGAAAGCGGTAAAGTTGGCCGTGCTGCTGTTCCTTCTGGTGCTTCTACTGGAGTACACGAGGCTGTAGAACTTCGCGACAACGATAAAAGCAAGTACATGGGCAAAGGTGTACTGAATGCTGTTAAAAATGTAAACGAGAAAATTGCAGATGAGCTGGTAGGCTTTCCTGTGTATGAGCAGAACCTGCTAGACAAGATCATGATTGAGCTTGACGGTTCTGACAATAAAGGTAATTTAGGTGCAAATGCTATTTTGGGTGTATCGCTGGCTATTGCCAGAGCTGCTGCCCAAGAGCTGAACATGCCGCTTTACCGTTATGTAGGTGGTGTTAGTGCCAACACGCTTCCAGTGCCAATGATGAACATCCTGAACGGTGGTAGCCATGCTGATAATGCAATCGACTTTCAGGAGTTTATGATCATGCCTGTAGGTGCACCTACTTTCTCAGAAGCGCTTCGCATGGGATCTGAAGTGTTCCACCACCTGAAAAACGTGCTGAAGAAAAAAGGCCTTTCTACCAACGTAGGTGATGAGGGTGGTTTTGCACCAAACATTGCTTCTAACGTGGAAGCTATTGAGGTAGTGTTGCAGGCAATCGAAACTGCTGGTTACAAGCCAGGAGATGATTTCATGATTGCCATGGATGCTGCCAGCTCTGAATTCTACGATGCTGAGTCAGGTTTGTACCACTTCAAAAAATCAACAGGTGATAAGTTAACTTCTTCGGAAATGGTTAGCTTCTGGGCTGATTGGGTTAACAAATATCCGATCATTTCTATCGAAGACGGTATGGCTGAAGACGACTGGGCTGGCTGGAAACAGCAAACAGAGGCAATCGGTGATAAAGTACAGCTGGTAGGCGACGACTTGTTTGTAACAAACGTGAAGCGTCTGCAGCAAGGTATTGATCAGAAAATAGCTAACTCTATTCTGATTAAAGTAAACCAAATAGGTTCACTTACCGAAACTATCAGTGCCATTAACTTAGGTTTGCGTCACGGCTATAAGAGCGTAATGAGCCACCGTTCTGGCGAAACTGAAGACAACACTATTGCTGACTTAGCTGTAGCGTTAAATACTGGTCAGATTAAAACCGGTTCGGCTTCTCGCTCAGACCGTATGGCAAAATACAACCAGTTGCTTCGCAT
- the carA gene encoding glutamine-hydrolyzing carbamoyl-phosphate synthase small subunit, whose protein sequence is MKKNIATDAILLLEDGTVYTGKSLGRIGTSGGELCFNTGMTGYQEIFTDPSYFGQIVITTVSHVGNYGVQAEEVESDKVQIKGLVCKDFSHDFSRKTAEGSLQEYFEKAGVVGICEIDTRALVRYIRDKGAMNAIISSETTDIDELKKRLAEVPSMSGLELSSQVSTTEVYKLSNGETRFRVAVLDLGIKKNIINNLVSRGCEVKVFPYNTSFEEMEEWNPDGYFISNGPGDPAATTDAVLNVRKMLEKQKPLFGICLGHQVLAEANGISTYKMHNGHRGLNHPVKNLLTGRCEITSQNHGFVVDADQILNHPDVEVTHINLNDNTIEGIRLKTKPAFSVQYHPESSPGPHDSTYLFDDFIALLEQNK, encoded by the coding sequence CGGGATGACAGGCTACCAGGAAATCTTTACTGATCCTTCTTATTTTGGTCAGATTGTAATTACCACTGTTTCCCATGTGGGAAACTATGGAGTGCAGGCTGAAGAGGTAGAGTCGGATAAGGTACAGATTAAAGGTTTGGTTTGTAAAGATTTTTCACATGACTTCTCGCGTAAAACAGCTGAAGGCTCTTTACAGGAGTATTTTGAGAAGGCAGGTGTAGTTGGTATCTGTGAAATTGATACACGTGCTTTAGTGCGCTACATTCGTGATAAAGGTGCCATGAACGCTATCATATCTTCTGAAACAACAGATATTGATGAGCTGAAGAAACGATTAGCCGAGGTGCCGTCTATGAGTGGGCTGGAGCTATCTTCTCAGGTAAGCACCACAGAGGTGTACAAGCTAAGTAATGGTGAAACCAGATTCAGAGTTGCTGTGCTCGATCTAGGTATTAAGAAAAATATTATTAATAACTTAGTGAGCAGAGGGTGTGAAGTAAAAGTTTTCCCTTATAATACCTCTTTCGAGGAGATGGAAGAGTGGAATCCGGACGGTTACTTTATATCTAACGGCCCTGGAGATCCGGCAGCTACTACTGATGCAGTGCTTAATGTTAGAAAAATGCTTGAAAAGCAAAAGCCACTTTTCGGAATATGTTTAGGGCACCAGGTTCTGGCAGAGGCAAATGGCATTTCAACCTATAAAATGCATAACGGTCACCGTGGGTTAAACCACCCTGTAAAGAACCTGCTGACTGGCCGTTGCGAGATCACTAGTCAGAACCACGGATTTGTGGTAGATGCCGATCAGATATTAAATCACCCTGATGTGGAAGTAACCCATATCAACCTGAACGATAACACTATTGAAGGTATAAGACTGAAGACAAAGCCGGCTTTCTCTGTGCAGTACCATCCCGAGTCCTCGCCTGGTCCTCACGACTCTACCTATCTCTTCGATGATTTTATAGCATTACTAGAACAGAATAAATAA